The following proteins are co-located in the Echinicola sp. 20G genome:
- a CDS encoding transcriptional regulator yields the protein MFKALDPVLHSQLRLAIISLLMSVEEAEFTYIKEKTGATAGNLSVQISKLKTAGYLEVEKSFRDNFPLTTCSITSKGREAFALYVKALEDYIQVNKKGG from the coding sequence ATGTTTAAAGCACTTGATCCGGTTCTTCACAGTCAGCTTAGGTTGGCCATTATTTCCTTGTTGATGAGTGTGGAAGAAGCGGAGTTTACCTATATCAAGGAAAAAACCGGGGCAACGGCCGGAAATCTATCTGTCCAGATCAGCAAACTCAAAACCGCTGGGTATTTGGAAGTAGAGAAGTCTTTTAGGGACAATTTTCCACTGACCACTTGTTCGATTACGAGTAAAGGGAGAGAAGCTTTTGCACTTTATGTGAAGGCTTTGGAAGATTATATCCAAGTCAATAAGAAGGGTGGTTAA
- the galE gene encoding UDP-glucose 4-epimerase GalE — MQQILITGGAGYIGSHTAVALVNAGFEPIIIDNFSNSNKKVLDGLEKILNKSIKCYEGDCNDRELMRQIFSENNISGVIHFAASKAVGESTQVPLKYYSNNINSLIILLETMKEFNVKDIVFSSSCTVYGQPDELPVKESTPRKDAESPYGNTKKICEDILIDHVKSGAETRVVALRYFNPIGAHPSSLIGELPLGVPANLIPFVTQTGAGIREKITVFGDDYDTLDGTCVRDYIHVMDLADAHVKSIQYLADKQDSFFDLFNVGTGNGNTVMEVIKAFEKVSGAPLNYEIGPRRSGDIEKVWANTDKVSKVLGWTPQYNLEDALKDAWNWQVSLKK; from the coding sequence ATGCAACAAATTTTAATTACAGGTGGAGCAGGTTATATAGGATCCCACACTGCCGTAGCACTGGTTAACGCCGGTTTTGAGCCGATCATCATCGACAACTTTTCAAACTCCAACAAGAAGGTCCTCGATGGACTGGAAAAAATCCTTAACAAATCCATAAAATGCTATGAAGGAGATTGTAATGACCGTGAATTGATGCGTCAAATTTTCAGCGAAAACAATATTTCTGGTGTTATTCACTTTGCGGCCTCCAAAGCGGTAGGAGAGAGCACGCAAGTTCCTTTAAAGTACTACAGCAACAACATCAATTCGCTGATCATTTTACTGGAAACCATGAAAGAGTTTAATGTCAAAGACATTGTATTCTCTTCCTCATGCACTGTATATGGACAGCCTGATGAACTGCCGGTGAAAGAGTCCACTCCACGTAAAGACGCGGAAAGCCCATATGGCAACACCAAAAAAATCTGTGAGGACATCCTGATAGATCATGTAAAAAGCGGCGCTGAAACCAGGGTAGTAGCCTTGCGCTATTTCAACCCGATTGGCGCCCACCCTTCATCTCTTATTGGAGAGTTGCCTCTTGGAGTTCCTGCCAATCTGATTCCTTTCGTCACCCAAACAGGTGCAGGCATTAGAGAAAAAATCACGGTTTTTGGAGATGATTACGACACACTCGACGGCACCTGTGTCAGAGATTATATCCATGTCATGGACCTTGCTGATGCACATGTGAAATCCATCCAATACCTAGCAGATAAACAGGACAGCTTTTTTGATCTTTTCAATGTGGGCACTGGAAATGGAAATACCGTAATGGAAGTGATCAAAGCTTTTGAGAAAGTAAGTGGAGCACCTCTGAACTATGAGATTGGACCAAGAAGGTCTGGAGACATTGAAAAAGTTTGGGCCAATACAGACAAAGTCAGCAAAGTATTGGGCTGGACCCCGCAATACAACTTGGAAGATGCCTTAAAAGATGCCTGGAACTGGCAAGTCAGCTTGAAAAAATAA
- a CDS encoding glycoside hydrolase family 78 protein — protein sequence MIYSKAILTLFFSIGMFVSVLAIGENEGSADLSIASLRTETLRNPEGIDVKQPRLSWKINTSAKNTYQTAYQVLVATSPNLLSPEKADLWNSGRVDSDESVMVKYGGKDLESDTKCYWKVRVWTNHGESGWSEEAFWRVGLLYYKDWKGRWIGFDRAFPWEEISTFPTLGARYFRKEFKVGKQMEEATAYIIGLGLYELNINGHKVGDAVLAPTPTDYTQNVKYNTYDITQLVQSSSDNAIGVVLGNGRYFTMRQNYKPYKIKNFGFPKLLFQLVIRYKDGSSEVISSNDQWRGTADGPIRNNNEYDGEYYDANKEFDGWDQVGFDDSGWLQAEYVQEPRGDFEAQLNENMKVIQEVKPVSIIPLDQNRYILDMGQNMVGWLQLKVRGEQGDTVKLRFAESLEDTGELFVTNLRDAKVTDTYVLKGGEEEVWEPKFTYHGFRFVEVSTYPGIPKVDDFVGKMVYDDIETVGHFETSDETLNQIYQNAWWGIAGNYKGMPVDCPQRNERQPWLGDRAVGAHGENYMFDNVRLYKKWLEDIRLSQKEDGSIPDVAPAYWRYYSDNMTWPGTYLMIANMLFDHTGDTSVLVHHYPAMKKWLDYMATRYMNEDYIVTKDSYGDWVVPPPTIAAGTGQNADVKRPSALISTAYYYYFMEMMSKFARLTGNREDIEACQVLKDKVGKAFQQEFYHEEGYYGDNKMTDNLLPLAFGMVSEFNEQKVFDHLVETIEVKNKGHLSTGLIGTQWLMRILSDYGRADLALKLATNRTYPSWGYMIENGATTIWELWHGNVAKASMNSQNHTMLLGDLMVWYYEYLAGITPGNESPGFKAISLQPTFVEGLDYVRASYDSFYGEIGSHWERKGKRITWKVKVPVNTTAKVVLPQDIVTKVSLDGKTLPEGQKEVSLGSGEYEFVF from the coding sequence ATGATTTATTCCAAAGCAATTTTGACCTTGTTTTTTAGCATCGGCATGTTTGTGTCAGTATTGGCTATTGGGGAAAATGAAGGTTCCGCAGATTTGAGCATAGCTTCCTTACGAACTGAAACGCTGCGAAACCCGGAAGGTATTGATGTAAAGCAGCCTCGACTGAGTTGGAAAATTAATACCTCTGCAAAAAACACCTATCAAACAGCCTATCAGGTTTTGGTGGCCACATCACCTAATTTATTAAGTCCTGAGAAGGCTGACTTATGGAATTCTGGCAGGGTTGATTCCGATGAAAGTGTTATGGTGAAATATGGCGGAAAAGATTTGGAGAGTGACACTAAATGCTATTGGAAAGTTAGGGTTTGGACCAATCATGGTGAGAGTGGCTGGAGTGAAGAGGCATTTTGGCGTGTGGGGTTATTGTATTATAAGGATTGGAAAGGAAGATGGATAGGCTTTGACCGCGCCTTTCCCTGGGAGGAGATATCTACTTTCCCAACTTTGGGAGCCCGTTATTTTAGAAAGGAGTTTAAGGTGGGCAAACAGATGGAGGAAGCCACTGCTTATATTATTGGACTGGGCTTGTATGAGTTGAATATCAATGGGCATAAGGTGGGGGATGCTGTGCTCGCCCCGACACCAACTGATTATACGCAGAATGTCAAGTACAATACCTATGATATTACCCAGCTCGTTCAATCCAGTTCTGATAATGCCATTGGTGTGGTATTGGGGAATGGTCGCTATTTCACCATGCGCCAAAATTATAAGCCTTATAAAATTAAAAATTTTGGTTTTCCCAAATTACTGTTTCAATTGGTAATCCGGTATAAAGATGGAAGCAGCGAAGTTATTTCTTCCAATGACCAATGGAGAGGTACTGCGGATGGCCCTATTCGGAACAACAATGAATATGATGGAGAATACTATGATGCCAACAAGGAATTTGACGGATGGGATCAGGTAGGTTTTGATGACTCCGGTTGGTTGCAAGCCGAGTATGTCCAAGAGCCAAGAGGAGATTTTGAGGCGCAATTGAATGAAAACATGAAGGTGATACAAGAAGTGAAGCCCGTCTCCATTATTCCATTGGATCAGAACCGCTATATATTGGATATGGGACAAAATATGGTGGGCTGGTTGCAGCTGAAAGTGCGGGGAGAACAAGGAGATACTGTCAAGCTGAGATTTGCAGAATCCTTGGAGGATACTGGAGAGTTGTTTGTGACCAATCTTCGTGATGCGAAGGTAACCGACACGTATGTCCTCAAAGGCGGTGAAGAAGAGGTTTGGGAACCCAAATTTACCTATCATGGATTTCGGTTTGTCGAGGTCAGTACCTACCCGGGAATACCAAAAGTGGATGATTTTGTGGGAAAAATGGTTTACGATGATATTGAAACAGTCGGCCATTTTGAAACCTCTGATGAAACGCTTAACCAGATTTATCAAAACGCTTGGTGGGGAATAGCAGGCAACTACAAAGGGATGCCCGTGGATTGTCCACAAAGAAATGAGCGGCAACCGTGGTTGGGTGATCGGGCGGTTGGGGCTCATGGCGAAAACTATATGTTTGACAATGTCAGGCTATACAAAAAATGGCTGGAAGACATTCGGCTTTCTCAAAAGGAAGATGGAAGTATTCCAGATGTAGCCCCGGCCTATTGGCGTTATTACAGCGATAATATGACTTGGCCAGGGACCTATTTGATGATTGCCAACATGCTTTTTGATCATACAGGAGATACGAGTGTGCTGGTTCATCATTATCCGGCCATGAAAAAATGGCTGGACTATATGGCTACTCGATATATGAATGAAGACTATATCGTCACGAAAGACAGTTACGGAGATTGGGTAGTTCCTCCTCCCACAATAGCGGCCGGAACTGGACAAAATGCAGATGTAAAGCGGCCTAGTGCATTGATCTCTACTGCCTACTATTATTATTTTATGGAGATGATGAGCAAGTTTGCTAGGCTAACAGGGAATAGAGAGGATATTGAAGCCTGCCAAGTTTTGAAGGATAAGGTAGGAAAGGCATTTCAACAGGAGTTCTATCATGAGGAAGGTTATTATGGAGATAACAAGATGACCGATAATTTGCTTCCCTTGGCTTTCGGTATGGTGAGTGAGTTCAATGAGCAAAAAGTATTTGACCACCTTGTAGAGACAATTGAGGTGAAAAATAAAGGGCACTTGAGCACTGGGTTGATCGGTACCCAATGGCTGATGAGGATATTAAGTGATTATGGCAGGGCTGACTTGGCTTTGAAGTTGGCTACCAATCGTACGTATCCAAGTTGGGGATATATGATTGAAAATGGAGCGACTACCATTTGGGAGCTTTGGCACGGGAATGTGGCCAAGGCAAGTATGAATTCACAAAATCACACCATGTTGTTGGGGGATCTGATGGTTTGGTATTATGAATACTTGGCAGGAATCACACCTGGTAATGAAAGTCCTGGATTTAAGGCCATCAGCTTGCAGCCGACATTTGTGGAAGGGCTGGACTATGTCAGGGCTTCCTATGATTCCTTCTATGGAGAAATTGGAAGCCATTGGGAACGCAAAGGCAAGAGGATTACATGGAAAGTAAAAGTACCGGTAAATACTACGGCCAAAGTAGTTTTGCCCCAAGACATTGTCACTAAAGTTAGTTTGGATGGGAAGACCCTACCAGAAGGTCAAAAGGAAGTGAGCTTGGGTTCAGGCGAGTATGAGTTTGTTTTTTAG
- the hpf gene encoding ribosome hibernation-promoting factor, HPF/YfiA family, translating to MKLQMHSIHFDADQKLIDFIQKKADKLDTYYDRIIDGEVFMRLDKNEKNENKIVEIKLNVPGKQFFAKHQTDSFEGAADEAIEGLRRQIKKFKEKLVLARQ from the coding sequence ATGAAATTACAAATGCATTCAATCCATTTCGACGCCGATCAAAAACTGATTGATTTTATCCAGAAAAAAGCTGATAAGCTGGATACTTATTATGATCGCATTATCGACGGGGAAGTATTTATGAGACTCGACAAAAACGAGAAAAACGAGAACAAGATCGTTGAAATCAAATTGAATGTACCGGGTAAGCAGTTTTTTGCAAAGCATCAAACGGATTCTTTCGAGGGAGCTGCTGATGAAGCGATTGAAGGTTTGAGAAGACAGATCAAAAAATTCAAAGAGAAGTTAGTTTTAGCACGACAATGA
- a CDS encoding glycosyltransferase family 39 protein: protein MDKAKQYRSYLLIILGIITFFKILFTATTSLSLFSEETQYWLWGQNLDWNYYSKPLMVAVYNFIFTGILGNTDVAVRLSAVLFSAGTAWIVFELGLKMFKSAQIGFWGALMLVVMPYFHLASFFHTTDSSLLFFWALSFYWLWMATETRQTSHWVYAGSASAMGMLSKNTMVLAIPLIFVYLLLVDAKQLKQKGFYVYCLVFALSFIPIIVWNFQNDFVTFRHVGTLGGVEGESKPFDFGESMKYVSEYAGGQLGIISAFFIPFLVMSIRRMIKHKERQMLFIMLPAIGVWCLFFLISITKRVEVNWPAFAYVNLSIAMAYVLQLASPGWRKYATYATAISGVLLILIMKPAPLDAIGFKKVLRPDKDPLARLAGFREMGERIDFLIDSLSLDKQFIFSDSYHLASEMAFYVDGNPQTFTINLGRRKNQFDLWPGIEQFENKGYDGVYLQWGTADRPEIIAGFKERILKETYFAVYRGDTVKTFSLEVYKDLQHIEEVKTDSY, encoded by the coding sequence ATGGACAAAGCCAAACAATACAGGTCGTATTTGCTCATTATTTTGGGCATCATTACATTTTTCAAGATTCTTTTTACTGCTACTACTTCTTTGAGTTTATTTTCTGAAGAGACTCAGTATTGGCTGTGGGGACAAAATCTGGATTGGAATTATTATTCAAAACCATTAATGGTCGCGGTTTACAATTTCATTTTCACAGGAATTTTGGGGAACACTGATGTGGCTGTCAGATTGAGTGCGGTACTGTTTTCTGCAGGAACAGCTTGGATTGTTTTTGAACTTGGTTTGAAAATGTTCAAATCTGCCCAGATTGGTTTTTGGGGAGCCTTGATGTTGGTGGTGATGCCTTACTTTCATTTGGCTTCATTCTTTCATACAACGGATTCCTCTTTACTTTTCTTTTGGGCATTGAGCTTCTATTGGCTTTGGATGGCTACAGAGACGCGGCAGACTTCCCACTGGGTTTACGCGGGCTCGGCCAGTGCCATGGGCATGCTTTCAAAGAACACCATGGTCTTGGCTATTCCTTTGATTTTTGTGTATTTACTATTGGTGGATGCCAAGCAGCTGAAGCAAAAAGGTTTTTATGTCTATTGCCTGGTCTTTGCGCTTTCTTTCATTCCCATTATCGTATGGAATTTTCAGAATGATTTCGTGACCTTCAGGCATGTGGGGACACTAGGTGGTGTGGAAGGCGAAAGCAAACCTTTTGATTTTGGAGAATCGATGAAATATGTTTCTGAATATGCTGGTGGTCAGCTGGGGATTATTTCGGCTTTTTTCATTCCTTTTTTAGTGATGTCCATTCGAAGAATGATAAAGCATAAAGAGCGGCAAATGCTTTTTATCATGCTACCTGCCATAGGTGTTTGGTGTTTGTTTTTTTTGATTTCTATCACCAAAAGAGTTGAGGTGAATTGGCCTGCTTTTGCTTATGTGAACCTTTCTATTGCAATGGCCTATGTGTTGCAATTGGCCAGTCCGGGCTGGAGAAAATATGCAACATATGCTACAGCTATCTCGGGTGTCTTGTTGATATTGATCATGAAACCTGCTCCTTTAGATGCCATTGGCTTCAAAAAAGTCCTGCGACCGGATAAAGATCCGCTTGCACGCTTGGCAGGGTTTAGGGAAATGGGAGAAAGGATTGACTTTTTGATTGACTCACTTTCCTTGGACAAGCAGTTTATCTTCAGTGACAGTTATCATTTGGCCTCAGAAATGGCTTTTTATGTGGATGGGAATCCCCAAACTTTCACAATCAATCTGGGAAGGAGAAAAAACCAGTTTGACCTGTGGCCAGGAATTGAGCAATTTGAAAACAAGGGCTATGATGGTGTTTATCTGCAATGGGGCACAGCTGACCGCCCAGAAATCATTGCAGGTTTTAAAGAAAGGATTTTGAAAGAAACCTACTTTGCTGTTTATAGAGGAGACACTGTCAAAACATTTAGCCTAGAAGTCTATAAAGACCTGCAACATATTGAAGAGGTAAAAACAGACTCTTATTGA
- a CDS encoding phosphatase PAP2 family protein, with the protein MKRKSIPSVYIFFYFFTLIIGGIVLLNAPKGDYELFINRHHFLLADLFFSNVTYLGDGLVFLAVFPVLLLFRYGYALLCVFNAAIHMIVCVVLKQLVFLNAPRPAAFFKDIDLVQVAGVPMHHWHSFPSGHTATAFALTTMLAMIFPKRHRYQVLMVLIAVTVGFSRVYLMQHFIGDVMAGSILGVGSALLARVIVRKYFKGRAFKRGLLPKKKVVLSHLKPEVQATTEPK; encoded by the coding sequence ATGAAAAGGAAATCAATACCATCGGTTTATATATTCTTTTATTTTTTTACACTAATAATAGGCGGGATTGTTTTACTGAATGCGCCCAAAGGGGATTACGAGCTTTTTATTAATCGGCACCATTTTTTATTGGCCGATTTGTTCTTTTCTAATGTTACCTACTTGGGAGATGGTTTGGTGTTTTTGGCTGTTTTTCCGGTCTTGTTGCTTTTTAGATATGGTTATGCACTGCTTTGTGTGTTCAATGCTGCCATTCATATGATAGTTTGTGTTGTTTTGAAACAACTGGTTTTTTTGAATGCACCCCGACCAGCAGCGTTTTTTAAGGATATAGATTTGGTACAAGTGGCAGGCGTACCAATGCACCATTGGCACTCTTTTCCATCAGGCCATACGGCTACCGCTTTTGCTCTTACCACCATGCTGGCCATGATTTTTCCTAAACGACATCGCTATCAAGTGTTAATGGTTTTAATAGCAGTGACGGTAGGTTTTAGCAGGGTTTATCTCATGCAGCATTTCATTGGGGATGTAATGGCAGGGTCAATATTGGGAGTGGGGTCAGCCCTATTGGCGAGGGTAATAGTTAGGAAGTATTTTAAGGGAAGGGCTTTCAAAAGAGGACTGCTGCCAAAGAAAAAAGTGGTGCTTTCCCATTTAAAACCAGAGGTTCAAGCTACCACCGAACCAAAGTGA
- a CDS encoding acyl-CoA dehydrogenase family protein, translating to MNFDLNENQRMIAQMIRDFGAKEITPKRKEWDDAQIFPLPLFKQLGELGLMGVLIPEAYGGSGFSYNEYVTAILELAKLDPGIGLSMAAHNSLCSGHIMLFGNEEQKQKYLPKLASCEYLGAWGLTEPNTGSDAANMKTTAVKEGDYFVLNGAKNFITHGVSGDVAVVIARTGEKGDKHGMTAFVLEKGMDGFKGGRKEDKLGMRTSETAELVFEDCKVHKNQVLGEVGEGFIQSMKVLDGGRISIAALSLGIAEGALEAAIQYAKERHQFNKPISSYQGISFKLADMATKLEAAKLLTFKAADLKNRGEFVTLASAKAKYYASEVAVELANEAVQIFGGYGFTKDYPVEKYYRDAKLCTIGEGTSEIQKLVISREILK from the coding sequence ATGAACTTTGATTTGAATGAAAACCAAAGGATGATCGCTCAAATGATTAGAGACTTTGGTGCTAAGGAAATTACCCCCAAACGAAAAGAATGGGATGATGCGCAGATTTTTCCTTTACCACTTTTTAAACAGCTGGGTGAACTTGGTTTGATGGGGGTGTTGATTCCCGAAGCATATGGAGGAAGTGGCTTCAGTTACAATGAGTATGTGACAGCTATTTTAGAATTGGCCAAGTTGGATCCGGGGATTGGACTTTCCATGGCAGCCCACAATTCACTTTGCTCTGGGCACATTATGCTTTTTGGCAATGAGGAACAAAAGCAAAAGTATTTGCCCAAGTTGGCTTCTTGTGAGTATTTGGGAGCATGGGGTTTGACCGAGCCCAATACCGGTTCAGATGCAGCCAATATGAAGACGACAGCTGTAAAGGAGGGAGATTACTTTGTCCTCAATGGAGCTAAAAATTTTATAACACATGGAGTTTCTGGAGATGTAGCTGTGGTGATTGCCAGAACTGGTGAAAAGGGAGACAAACACGGGATGACCGCATTTGTACTGGAAAAGGGCATGGATGGATTTAAAGGAGGAAGAAAGGAAGATAAGCTGGGAATGAGAACTTCAGAGACGGCAGAGTTGGTTTTTGAGGATTGCAAGGTGCACAAAAACCAAGTTTTAGGGGAAGTGGGAGAAGGGTTTATCCAGTCCATGAAGGTTTTAGATGGAGGAAGGATTTCGATCGCGGCTTTGTCCTTGGGCATTGCTGAAGGTGCCTTGGAAGCAGCTATACAATATGCCAAAGAGCGTCACCAGTTCAATAAGCCTATCAGTTCCTATCAGGGAATTTCATTTAAACTGGCAGACATGGCAACTAAGCTAGAAGCCGCAAAGCTTTTAACCTTTAAAGCGGCAGACTTAAAGAACCGGGGAGAGTTTGTTACCCTGGCCAGTGCAAAGGCTAAGTATTATGCTTCTGAGGTGGCGGTGGAGCTGGCCAATGAAGCGGTGCAGATTTTTGGAGGTTATGGTTTTACTAAAGACTATCCGGTGGAAAAATATTATAGGGATGCCAAACTGTGTACCATTGGAGAAGGCACTTCTGAAATCCAAAAGTTGGTTATTTCCAGAGAGATTTTGAAGTAA
- the rpsU gene encoding 30S ribosomal protein S21 encodes MIVVNVKENESIEKALKRFKKKFDRTGAIRELRSRQHFEKPSVKRRTEVIKAAYKQRMQDEESK; translated from the coding sequence ATGATCGTAGTAAACGTAAAAGAGAACGAATCTATCGAAAAAGCGCTTAAGCGTTTCAAAAAGAAGTTTGACAGAACTGGAGCAATCCGTGAATTGAGATCTCGTCAACATTTCGAGAAACCATCTGTTAAAAGAAGAACAGAGGTAATCAAAGCCGCCTACAAGCAAAGAATGCAGGACGAAGAAAGTAAATAA
- a CDS encoding tyrosine-type recombinase/integrase gives MLFSFINYLEHEKRASAHTVLAYQKDLEQFQEFLKLSFGMEDLESAGHGEIRAWIVDLVEGGLSATTVNRKMATLRSFYKFLLRSGEISKDPTYKLKALKTPKKLPEFVQETSMEKILNEIDYGQDFDGQRDKMVMEFLYLTGVRLAELLAIKWQDIDLQGQTVKVYGKRKKERIIPLTVSLGKNIISYRKVFEETFLNVNESDYFIVNNSRKQAYPMKIYRIVRKYLDLFAQTSKRSPHLLRHTFATHLLNKGADLNAVKDLLGHANLAATQVYTHNSMEKLKAVFDQAHPKA, from the coding sequence ATGCTTTTTTCATTTATAAACTATCTAGAGCACGAGAAGAGAGCCAGTGCGCACACGGTTCTGGCCTACCAAAAGGACCTGGAGCAGTTCCAGGAATTTTTAAAACTATCCTTTGGGATGGAGGATTTGGAATCTGCTGGTCATGGAGAGATCAGGGCTTGGATAGTAGATTTAGTGGAGGGAGGGCTTTCTGCCACCACTGTCAATAGAAAAATGGCCACTTTAAGATCTTTTTATAAATTTTTACTCCGCTCAGGAGAAATCAGCAAGGATCCTACCTATAAATTAAAAGCGCTCAAAACGCCAAAAAAATTACCGGAATTTGTTCAGGAAACTTCCATGGAGAAAATCCTCAATGAGATTGATTATGGTCAAGACTTTGATGGTCAGCGTGATAAGATGGTGATGGAGTTCCTTTACCTAACGGGAGTCAGATTAGCTGAGTTATTGGCGATCAAATGGCAAGACATTGATCTTCAAGGGCAAACGGTAAAAGTGTATGGGAAGCGTAAGAAAGAACGAATAATCCCTCTTACAGTTTCTTTAGGGAAGAATATTATTTCGTACAGGAAAGTATTTGAAGAAACATTTTTAAATGTAAACGAGAGTGATTATTTTATCGTTAATAATTCTAGAAAGCAAGCTTACCCTATGAAGATTTACAGGATAGTGAGGAAATATTTAGACCTTTTTGCGCAGACGTCCAAGCGTAGCCCTCACCTTCTGAGACATACTTTTGCGACCCATCTGCTCAATAAGGGAGCCGATCTAAATGCTGTAAAGGATCTTTTGGGCCATGCCAATCTTGCTGCCACACAGGTTTACACCCACAATTCCATGGAAAAACTGAAGGCTGTGTTTGATCAAGCACATCCTAAAGCTTAA
- a CDS encoding glycosyl hydrolase family 65 protein: MSNTKITFLFAIILSCLGACKSAALAQGPAILQKEDFKHYVDYFNQMEDENIQQAIPNSASWEWMKDNIPLFEAPQQNFEEIFYYRWWTLRKHIKETPVGYAMTEFLVERSYSDKYNLISCALGHHIYESRWLHDPKYLDQIVHTWYRGNEGKPMTKLHNFSSWTADALYNRYKLTGNKDYLNDMLPDLLEEYQWWEDNRQREDGLFWQIDVKDGMEESLSGGRHVKNVRPTINSYMYGNAMAIARIAEISGDGKLAEIYRKKAQEIKSLVQDQLWNPESLFFETVKEKGGFAEVREAIGFIPWYFNLPDDKNPYPAAWDQVTDEGGFLAPFGLTTAECRHPEFRTHGCCNCEWDGAVWPFATSQTMTALANLLINYDQEMVGKPDYFQQMNKYVESQYYRGRPYIGEYLDEKTGYWLKGDQERSRYYNHSTFNDLIITGLVGFRPQEDGNVVVDPLIPEDQWDWFCLDNVAYRGDILTIFWDASGKKYGKGKGLHVLINGEEVASSDNLVRLEVKR, encoded by the coding sequence ATGTCTAATACCAAAATAACCTTTCTTTTTGCCATTATTTTATCCTGTCTGGGTGCTTGCAAGAGTGCTGCTTTAGCACAAGGACCTGCCATTCTCCAAAAAGAAGATTTTAAGCATTATGTGGATTACTTCAACCAGATGGAGGATGAAAATATCCAGCAGGCCATTCCCAATAGTGCGTCATGGGAGTGGATGAAAGATAATATTCCACTTTTTGAAGCTCCTCAGCAAAACTTTGAGGAGATCTTTTATTACCGGTGGTGGACGCTCAGGAAGCACATAAAAGAGACACCTGTGGGCTATGCCATGACCGAGTTTTTGGTCGAGCGGTCTTATTCGGATAAGTATAATTTGATCAGTTGTGCATTAGGGCATCATATTTATGAGTCCCGTTGGCTTCATGACCCGAAATATTTGGATCAAATTGTCCATACCTGGTACAGGGGCAATGAAGGGAAGCCAATGACTAAGTTGCATAATTTCAGCAGTTGGACAGCAGATGCCTTATATAACCGATATAAACTAACAGGAAATAAGGATTATTTGAATGATATGCTTCCCGACTTACTGGAGGAATACCAGTGGTGGGAAGATAACAGACAAAGGGAAGATGGACTGTTCTGGCAGATAGACGTGAAAGATGGCATGGAAGAATCCTTGAGCGGGGGAAGGCACGTAAAAAATGTACGTCCTACGATCAATAGTTATATGTATGGAAATGCAATGGCCATTGCAAGGATTGCTGAGATAAGTGGCGATGGTAAACTAGCTGAAATCTACAGAAAAAAGGCCCAAGAGATAAAATCATTGGTGCAGGATCAACTTTGGAATCCAGAAAGTTTATTTTTTGAAACTGTGAAAGAAAAAGGAGGTTTTGCCGAAGTGAGGGAAGCCATTGGCTTTATTCCTTGGTATTTTAATCTACCCGATGATAAAAACCCTTATCCAGCAGCTTGGGATCAGGTGACGGATGAAGGCGGCTTTTTAGCTCCTTTTGGGTTGACCACAGCAGAGTGCAGGCATCCGGAATTTAGGACACACGGTTGTTGTAATTGCGAATGGGATGGTGCTGTTTGGCCTTTTGCAACTTCCCAAACCATGACAGCTTTGGCCAATTTATTGATCAACTATGATCAGGAGATGGTTGGTAAACCAGATTATTTTCAGCAAATGAACAAATATGTCGAGTCCCAATACTATCGAGGGAGGCCATATATTGGAGAGTATTTGGATGAAAAAACAGGCTATTGGTTAAAGGGTGATCAGGAGCGAAGCAGGTACTATAATCATTCGACCTTCAATGATTTGATCATTACAGGCTTGGTGGGTTTTAGGCCTCAAGAAGATGGAAATGTTGTGGTAGATCCCTTGATTCCAGAAGATCAATGGGATTGGTTTTGCTTGGACAATGTGGCTTATCGCGGAGATATTCTCACCATATTTTGGGACGCTTCTGGGAAGAAATATGGAAAAGGAAAGGGACTCCATGTACTGATCAATGGAGAGGAAGTAGCCTCTTCGGATAATTTGGTACGATTAGAAGTAAAAAGATAG